TTGTCCATTGGTTTGAGCAGAGCAGTACCACAACGACAGTCCCACAGGACATATTAATGGCATAATAAAAAAACTGGATCACGCCGCCATTTCCTGATATTCtggttcgcctaatttcagtttgacaAAAGTATAGTGTCgcatcattgtaccatctaaactgcagtgaaatatattttcagacCAAAAATACTATTTTCAGCTGTTGGACACTGGTGTACAAAAACGTAACTCAGCATTGAAATTGCGCACTACTGATCTACCACTTGATTTTAATGTGGGACAGATCAATTTTGGTGCATTGCCAAAATATGTGGGACAGTGCCAGAGATACCTTTGAGGGGATGGGGAAACTCCCTTGGCATCGTATTAATGCCCATGTTGTATGTTGCCCATACGTTGTCAATGGTCTGCGCAGTGCATTCTGGACTATTCTGGAACAAGGAGAGCTcttcaaggagtgaatgggaATTAATTGGGCGCCAGCTCAAAAACCCAACTTTAGCATGAATTCCGTGAACACATGCAAAATTGCAACTGTAATCCGAGATGTTTGATAATATTGTATTGCTCTGGAATAGGGACATGATCTACTTTTGAGGAAAACAGGCAGGTTTCTCGACTTTGAGAAGGCATTGCGTGATCATTAGCTTAGCAACCGTGTGACGCTTTATGACAACCAATGTGATTCGTCAAATGTTTGTGGGGCGTTATACGTTTCTCCTACTGTTCTCTAAAAATCAAAAGCAGCCTTAACAGGTTTTTCACAATATATCATCAACACGTATCCTGCTTCACAAGAGGATCCAGACTGCTTGACAATGAACAAGCAAAACATCTGTGATAACTAAAGCCATCCCTGCGTAGGCCAATCATATCACGTCTCTGTTCCTAATAAAGGACACATGTTCAGTAATATTGGTGTGACATTTATTAATGTACAAGAGGCAACTAGTATCGTCTTCCTGCCGCTTCATTTAATTCAGACCAACAACCACAGTTCAGAAATGGTGTTGAAGCATTTCTTAAACAATCTACACAGGTTTACAATGGTCATTGAAGTTGATTTGGAGGTTGGAGGAAAACAGCACAACCTGATGAAGATATCCCTGAAGCCTTGTACATCTTCAGGCTCCCCAGGAAGATATCCTGAAAGACAAATCGtcagcagggtagtctagtggttagagagttggactagtaaccgaaaggttgcaagtacAAATCACGAGCTGACAATGtaccaatctgtcgttctgccactgaacagtgggttgtcattgaaaataagaatttgttcttaactgacttgtctagttagataaaggtaaaataaaatacaaattctaGTTCCCAGTCATGTGCACATATACAAAACTCACATTCAGTCACAGGTGTAAGCCACATCCAAGTACTTATAGGTTCCGACACAGGGGTCACCGAACACAGAGTTGGATACCTTGACGATACACTGGCGCTTTCCATCACACCTGTGTGTCAACAGGTAGAGGTTAACACCACAGCCAATGACTTCCTACAGCTAAATGCACGCTGAAGGTTTCCGTACCTTTCTGCCATTATGCTGGTGGTGGATTGGCTGTGGCAGTTGGTGTTTTTGAGTTGTTTATGTGGGCGCCCAATGGAACACACATCGTGTTGACGACGACCATAGTTGGCACGCTGAATACGGATCTCACCTCGATCTGAGGAAGAGAAAGGACAAACCTGGGTGTTGGTGTGGGCTAGTGACTAATATACACGGCACCACATGATTAAACTGTACGGTAGTGTTGACCAGCTTACCACATAGTAGTTGAGAATCAGAGCCTTCACATATGATGCTGCTTACTgcaaagacaacacaggagttaCACCACTGGCCAGACACATTAAGACATACATTAGCCTGGTGAAGTGTTAGTGATGGGCACTAAAAGGGAATGTTGATTTCAGGTGCATTTTTTAAAAGTCATTATAAACTCGTTAGCATGAACCAAAGTACAAAAAGTTAGGCGCGTCATCTTCCACCGTTACCTTTTAGTTTCACTTCCTTATGAGCAGTTCTCAAAATGCTAACATGTTAAGCAAACTGGCTGGCTAGACCTAAACTGGTGAAAAAATAAAGTTGACCTGCTACACCTAATCTGTATTTCTACGCAGTTTGTGCCAGCTGTCAGATTGGCTATAAACCCTACAAAACTGTGGGAGTTGCACTAGCAAGTTACCGTTCACTGAAATATGGTAAACCTGATTAAGTGCACAAGCATCAAATAAACTTGAGACACTTCCCTTCCATGTTCTTGCTGGCTAATTGAGCTAGATATGTAAATATAACAAGGAACAGCAGCAGCATATGAGACAAGTCAAAAAAGTAACTGCATAAAGGTTCAATGCAGATAGTCAGGTAGTCATTCAGCAGTTATGGCTTGGGGAAGTAGAAGCCGTTcaaggtcctgttggttccagacttggtgcatccgTACCATTTGTTATGGGGTAGCAGAGACCAGTATAACTTGGGTGGCGCAAGTCAATGACAATGTAGGGCCTGCCGACACACGTGGTGTCGAAATCCTGATGCAGGGAGCGCGGCctctgatgtactgggccgtacgcgataccctctgtagcaccttgtggtcAGATGCCATACctagtggtgatgcagccagtcaaaaaGCGCTCAATGGTGTAGAATTCATGATCGGAGGGCTGATACCAATCCTTTTAGCCTCCTGGCAGGGAAgggctcggccctccgtttcctgtagtccactacCAGTTCCTTTGGCatcttggcaccacactgccaggtctctgacctccctataggctactCAAACTAAACAAGCTGCATATCCACAGCTTGCTAGGGTTAGTTAGCAGGTGAGGGTGGTTTACACTTGGAGAAACAAAAGCAAACAAGTTGGTACCATAGGGGAACCAACCCATTAAATTCCTTTTCTAGCAATCAGCTGAGCTTACTTTTTTACAAGATTAAAAGTGGGTAGGATTATTAAACAGTATCCCAACATGCCACAGTCATACCGACAATAAATCGAATCCAAATATCGGTGCCCACCACTAAATATTATTAGCACACATTCAGAGACTGACTTGTTTCATGCTGTTGGACACAGGAGTATTTGGTGTCCAGGTACTTATAAGTCCCGACACAGGGGTCTCCAAAAACGAAATTGGATGCAGGGACAATACACTCGCTCTTCCCACCGCATCTGTGTGTTTCAAAGACAGGTTGAGGTCATGAGTTCATACAGGTAAACACAACAAGTTCCAGCCATCTTGCTGGTGGTTGTTTACACTACAGCCAAGGAGTTACAGGTTCTAGTACCTTTCTGCCATCTTGCTGGTGGAGGATTGGCTGAGGCAGTTGGTGTCGGTGAGTTGGTGATCAGGGCGCCCAATAGAACACACATCGTGTTGACGACGACCGTAGTTCGCACGCTTGATATGGATCTTACCTCCATCTGAGGGAGATGGAGAACAGTGAGGCACGAAGGAGAGCCAAGTATGGGTCTCTATGATGTGGGCTAGTGACGCTAATCTACAGTATAAACGATCATAGGTGGTCGGTGAGTATACTGTTCAGCTTACCACATTGCAGTAAAGCATCAGAGCCTTCACACGTGATGCTGATTGCTGCCAGGACAAATAAACAGGAATTACACACCACTCACATTAACTTGGTTACATAGTATcattattacatacagtacctccATCTGTTAGTGTGCAGCAAGCTGTAGCCAGCACTGAAACAACATCACACAGCTAGTTCAGCAACATTCAACATCATATGCACTTGGACCATGAAGCTAAAACTCAGCATTGGTCTCCATACTTGTGTATTTCAGTTATACTAAGTGTATTATAGTCAAGTTCAGCATTTGGTCTCATATTCCATGCTTTGAATACCTTTTTGCCCAAAAGGAACTGAATGTCCCTCAAATCATACTACATGTACTTCTTTTTACTCACAAATACAAACATTGTAATATATATTTAAATTCTAATCTGCATCAGATACAGATTTTGTATACTCACATGTGACCACCGTCAGTCTCAAAATGCACATGATGCCAGGTACAGGAGTGGTACTGACAGAGAAAATGCAACTGATGATAACAAGATCCAATACACCCGGTATTTATGTTATGTGACATGTCTTAATTTACCCAGGTGTATCTATTTGTCTCCAGGTGCACCTCATTCAAATTAGGGGCCAGCGTTTGCCGGTCAAAACCTGGCTATTGAGTCAGTCTCATGGAGTTAGATAGAGGACTCTATATGGATGGAATCCATGTAGGCATGAACATTGCCACTGAGGGCTTCCAGCAAAGTAGCCATCTAGGTGGAGCTGCATCATTAAGGAAGAATTACACGGCCACGTTCAGTCGCAAAACCTTTGAGCATTGCAGATATACATTTCATGAATAGAGACAACGTATTTCCTTAATAATCTCCATGTCGGGGAGACATATTTGTTCAATATAGCATATTTTTATCTGAACCTTCCATAAGGTTGCATCCTGGCTAACGCTCCCCATTATTCAATCCGAGtaatcaggagggatcagccaattaatTATACTCTTGAGCAAACACTGCATAACTGTAGGTGGCATTAAATTGCCAACTTTGGCTTCATACAGTACCTTTTAAAACAACACACTCTGTGATGGTGTGCAGCCTTCAAatttgtttaccaactcatagaaatTATAGAAGACAATGGACTACTTTAATAACATGTAATTACATTtgttatttgatttgaatggAGCTGCCCTTGCGCTCACGTACTCCATAATGGGACACATAT
This is a stretch of genomic DNA from Oncorhynchus mykiss isolate Arlee chromosome 7, USDA_OmykA_1.1, whole genome shotgun sequence. It encodes these proteins:
- the stl3 gene encoding rhamnose binding lectin STL3 isoform X1; translation: MCILRLTVVTLLATACCTLTDGAISITCEGSDALLQCDGGKIHIKRANYGRRQHDVCSIGRPDHQLTDTNCLSQSSTSKMAERCGGKSECIVPASNFVFGDPCVGTYKYLDTKYSCVQQHETISSIICEGSDSQLLCDRGEIRIQRANYGRRQHDVCSIGRPHKQLKNTNCLSQSTTSIMAERCDGKRQCIVKVSNSVFGDPCVGTYKYLDVAYTCDDIFLGSLKMYKASGISSSEIPGVLDLVIISCIFSVSTTPVPGIMCILRLTVVTLLATACCTLTDGAISITCEGSDALLQCDGGKIHIKRANYGRRQHDVCSIGRPDHQLTDTNCLSQSSTSKMAERCGGKSECIVPASNFVFGDPCVGTYKYLDTKYSCVQQHETISSIICEGSDSQLLCDRGEIRIQRANYGRRQHDVCSIGRPHKQLKNTNCHSQSTTSIMAERCDGKRQCIVKVSNSVFGDPCVGTYKYLDVAYTCD